In the Bacteroidales bacterium genome, ATGATATCGGCATGTTTATCCTTGAGCATTTTCATTACTTCGTTCATAATGGCATAATCGTATGTTATTTCATAAACATCATAAACATTTTTTGTAATGATGTTGGCATTTAACAAAGCTTCAGCAGCGCTTGTTTTGTATGCGTTTATCAGTCCGCTGACACCAAGCAATGTGCCTCCAAAATATCGTGTAACTATTATTAAAATGTTGGTAAGGTCTTTCGATTGTATTTGCCCGAATATAGGTCTGCCGGCAGTTCCCGAAGGTTCGCCATCATCATTTGTCCTGAAAGTGGATTTGTCAAAACCTATCCTGTATGCATAACAATGA is a window encoding:
- a CDS encoding YigZ family protein; this translates as MLFEDTYQTIEKYSEGTFRDRGSKFIGRAYPVTTEDEAKNILSEIRKKYHDANHHCYAYRIGFDKSTFRTNDDGEPSGTAGRPIFGQIQSKDLTNILIIVTRYFGGTLLGVSGLINAYKTSAAEALLNANIITKNVYDVYEITYDYAIMNEVMKMLKDKHADIISTNFEMTCNVVFKIRKSLSDMIYEYFKKLNSVTINYLRTE